The window AAATAATTTTTTCATAAATTCTTTAAAATCAATTTAGTTTCTCCTTGAATCAACTCAACATGACAACAGTCATGACCGATTAGCATTTGATGTTCAATAACATTTTTACCCTCTATCTCACCTACGAAAACTAATACTGATCCTTCTTGATTTAATTCTTTCAACTCCGCATCCGTAATTACTGGATAGAGCCCATTTTCTTGCTGAAAAGTATTTCTTGAAAATTCGAACTTTTTCCTAGAATCAAAAAATGTATAAAAGTTATCCAGTTCTACATATTCTCCATTATCATCCACTATTTCCAATTCTACTGATCTAAACTCCTCTGTACATATTCTAGATTCTAAATTACAATCTTCAAGAGAATTAGACTCCTCTTCACAAGAAAAGAATAGGAAAGCTGAAATTAAGACAAATAAGTTGTAGTAAACTTTCATTGATTTTCCATTTGTAACTTAACGATGTCTGCCTTCTAATATTTTGATCACATCCTTTAGTTTGTATCCTTTGGCTTGTAAAAGAATAAGATAATGAAATAATAAATCAGCTGATTCATTCAAGAATAATTCTTCATTATTATCTTTTGCTTCTATAACCACTTCAACAGCTTCCTCTCCGACCTTTTGTGCAACCTTATTTATACCTTTATCAAATAAACTTTTAACATATGATTTTTCATTATCTCCATTCTTTCTCCCCTCAATCACTTGTTCTAATTTATTAAGAAATCCGAATCCTTCATTCTTTTCATCCCAGCAGGTATCAGCACCAGTATGACATGTTGGTCCGTCAGGAATAGCTTTTATCAAAAAAGTATCTTGATCACAATCAAGAGAGATCTCTACAAGATTTAAATAATTTTCTGAAGATTCACCTTTAGTCCAAAGTCTTTGTTTTGATCTACTAAAAAAGGTTACTTTACCTGAAGATTGTGTTTTCGCAAGTGCTTCTTCATTCATATAGCCAAGCATCAATACTTTGCCTGTATTATCATCCTGAATAATGGCAGGTAGCAAACCATTTTCACCTTTTGAAAAATCGGGTTTTAACATATTAAATAGTATTTTATATAAGGATTAAATCCTAGTAGGAATTTTTTTATTCGATAAATAGTTTTTTAGATCTGGAATTCCAATCTCTTTAAAATGGAAAATACTGGCAGCTAATGCAGCATCAGACTTCCCTTTTGTAAAGGTATCATAAAAATGTTGCATATTTCCTGCACCACCAGAAGCAATGATAGGTACGTTTACCAAATCAGAAATTTTCGCGAGTAATTCATCTGCAAATCCTGCTTTGGTTCCATCATGATCCATTGAAGTTAGTAATATTTCTCCAGCCCCTAAATCAACTGCTTTTTTAATCCAATCTTCAGTTTTTAATTCGGTAGGTTTTGAGCCTCCATGGGTATGAACAATGTTTTCTCCATTTACATTTCTTGAATCAACAGCAACTACTATGCATTGTGATCCAAACTCATCAGCCATTTCTTTAATAATAGTTGGATTACGTACTGCTGCGGAATTGATAGAAACTTTATCGGCTCCTGCTGCAAGAAGTAATGAAACGTCTTCAACGGTACTAATCCCTCCTCCCACTGTAAAAGGAATATTGATTGCTTCTGCAACTTTCTCGACTAACTCAACAAGAGTTTTTCGTTTTTCATTTGTAGCTGTAATATCAAGAAAAACAAGTTCATCGGCACCTTCAGCTGCATAAATCTTAGCTAACTCAACTGGATCACCAGCATCTCTTAATTCAACAAAATTAACCCCTTTTACAGTTCTACCATCTTTAATGTCCAAACAAGGAATTATTCTTTTAGTCAGCATAAATTAAAATGATTTGAAATCTGATAAATTAATCCTCTTTTCATAAATAGCCTTTCCTACTATAGCACCGTATAGATTCATCTCCTTCAATATTTTGAGGTCATCTAGATTACTCACTCCTCCACTTGCAATCAATTTAATCTCAGGAAATCGTTTAATTATATTTTCATATAAATCATTAGCTGTACCTTGAAGTGCACCATCTTTTGAAACATCAGTACAAATTACATATTTCAAGCCTTTTGCTAAATAGTGATCAAGAAAATCAAAAATATGCTTATCAGAACTTTCTTGCCATCCATGAATCGCTATTTTTTCATCTTTGACATCAGCTCCTAAAATAATTTTCTCTCCACCAAACTCTTGAATCCATTCTGTAAATAAAGATTCATTTTTAACTGCTATACTGCCCCCTGTAATTTGATTTGCTCCTGCCTCAAATACGGCATTGATATCCTCAGTACTTTGGACACCACCACCAAAATCTATGGTTAGATTCGTTTGATTGGAAATTGTTTTTAAAACGTCAAGGTTGACTACCTTTTTAGCTTTGGCTCCATCTAAATCTACTAAATGTAATCTCTTTAAACCTGCTTGTTCAAATTCTTGTGCTACTTCAAGAGGATTACTATTATATTCTTTTTTTTGATTATAATCACCTTTTGTTAATCTAACACACTTTCCATCAATTATATCTATAGCGGGTATTATATGCATTGATTTATATTTCAAATAAAAAATTTCTTAAAAACTGATCTCCGGCTTCAGCACTTTTTTCGGGATGTGGCTGAATAGCATAGTAATTATCCTTTTTCAACGCATTACTGAAAGGAACCATATAATTAGTTTCAGAAATGGTTTGATCACATACTTCCGCATAGTAGGAATGCACGAAGTAAAAGTATGCAGGTGATGCAATTCCTTTAAATATTGGATCATCTGAAATACTAGCGGTATTCCAACCCATATGCGGAACTTTTAAATCCATTGGGAATTTCTTAACCTTTGCATCAAATATATTAAGACAAGCAGTATCTCCTTCTTCTGTATGGCTACATAGCAACTGCAAGCCTAAACAAATCCCTAAAAATGGATTTTTGATAGACTTAATTACCTGATCAAGTTCTCTCTCCTTTAAATATTTCATAGCCGAAGAAGCTTCCCCCTGTCCAGGAAATATAACTCTATCCGCTGAAAGTATTTCTTCAGGATTATCTGTAAGATGGCCTTCTAACCCCATTCGTTTTAAGGCAAGCATAACCGATTTAATATTTCCGGCATTGTACTTAATAACTGCTACCTTCATCTAGTCTTAAATTTTCAGAAATTATAAAATTTGACAAATATGGTTATGTATAACTCATATTTTTAAAACACAAATTTAGGCTTATCTGTATAGTAAAAAACCTTTTTTAGTTTATTAATTTGAAGTGAAATATTTTAATCTAAAAATGAGTGGATTTTAGAATTAGGTTTTCGTAAATATTCTAATAAAGAAAAAGGGCTTAAATAAGCCCAATGTATCATTGTATTAATATCTTCTTCTTTTAAGAAAATTAAACATACCACCTCTTCCTCGATTTGGTTTTATATTAAATTTCTTACCTCCGACACCAAAAACTTTATTTAAGAATTCACCTTGAATGTAAAACTCAGCTTTTACATTGAAAATCAAGTAATAATCGTTATCCTCAGGGTTCCCTCTTATTTCCCCCCTCCCTGTTGGATCTGATAATGCTAAAGCAGTTATGTCCTCAGGATTATTTAAATCAAATTGATCAAGACTTGGATAGCCTCTTCCGTTTACTCCACTTACATCATCTAAGTAATCCGTGAAAGTTATACGATTACTTACCTGAGCGGTAATATCCATAAAGTCATTTACTTTCACTCGAACTCCAGCTCCAACAGGTATCACAACTGCAAATCTTCCATAGGTATTAGGCCTTTCAGTTTGATATTGTCTTAAATACACCATTTCACCAGCTCTTGGAACAGTTCCTAGCGAATCAACAGGATCACCAGCTTGGTTTCTAACAAATTCAGGCACTTCTGCTTTAGGGGCATAAAATAAAACGCCTACACCTGCAAAAACAAAAGGATTAATCAATCTTCTTTGAGTAAATCTTGTGGCGGTAGGAAACAATGAAATTGAGGCTGTTGCAGTTAATTCCATATTATCAGAAACAAATGACAAGCCTCTGCTTCTTGTATTTAATTCAGGATCAATATCTAAGTCGTTACCAGATAATTGAAAAGCCATATAATTAATACCTGCATGCACTCTATTGGAAAATCTGTAATGAATTCCTCCGATTACATTCAATTTGGTATCAAAATACGAACCAGGATTTGTTAAATCTCCTAAACCTCTAGCATAGCCCAAACCTCCAGAAGCTAGCCATTTTCTATTTATTCTATTAGAATAAAAGGCTTGTCCGTACAGCTCAGTACCAATAAATGCTAAAATCGATATTAGGAGTATCTTTTTCATAATATTCTACCAAGAACAAATATAAATATTTTTTTAGATAATACTTTAAGTGAATACTTTAATCCTTTAATAAATAATACATGAAAATTTATTTGTTGTGTTTTCCTGTATTAATAGATACAAATTAATCTATTTTTTGTTTTTTTGAATATGTTAAAATTAGCTGCTATTGACATTGGCTCAAATGCCATCAGAATTCAACTATCAAGAGTAACAATATTTGAAGGAAACATAACTTTTAAAAGATTAGAATATGTACGTTTCCCTTTAAGACTAGGGCAAGATGTATTTACAACTGGTAAAATAAGCCCTGATTCTGAAGCTAAATTTATAAAACTTATGCAGGCCTTTAAACTTCTGATTGATTTATATGAAGTAGATGATTATATGGGTTGTGCTACCTCTGCCATGAGAGAATCAGACAATGGTAGAGAAATCATTCAAAAGGTAAATGAAAGTTTAGATTTAGAGATTGATATTATTGATGGTGATCAGGAAGCTGAAATGATTAACAAAGCCATATTTCCTTATATGGATGACAAAGCATATTTACATATAGATGTTGGTGGTGGAAGTACAGAATTCAATTTTTATCAGAATAATCAAAAGTTACTTTCTCGCTCTTTTAAAATTGGCTCCGTCAGACATCTGGAAACAAACAGTGCCCATCATATGTGGGATGAAATGAAAAAATGGATTGAACAAAAAGTAATTCAAAAATCTGTTAAAATTCAGGCCATTGGAACAGGAGGTAATATTAATAAAGTTCAAGACTTGACGGGTAAGAAGCCAGGAAAACCAATTAGCCTTAAGAAAGTAAAAGAAACCCAGGCTTATATTAAGGGCTTTAATATGGATGAGCGAATCAATAAACTACAATTTAATCCTGATCGAGCAGATGTAATTATTCCCGCATTAGATATTTACATAAACGCCATGATTTGGTCAAAGTCACAATCGATAATAGTGCCCGATAGTGGTTTAAAAGATGGTATTATGCAGCTACTTTATGAAAGAAATAAAGAAAAACTGAATTGATTATTTAGCAGCTACAGCTTCTACCTCTACTAATAACTCAGGGCGAGCTAGTTTGTAAACCCCGATAGTGGAACGGGCTACCTTATTAGGATTAATTTCATTATTAAAATATTCACCATAAGCTTTAAACCAAGCATCAAAGTCAACTTCACCTGTTGAATCTGGAGCAATATAAACTCTTAAAAAGAAAACATCTTTCATGGTATAGCCTTCCGCTTCAATAGTAGTTTTTATTCTCCTTAAAACCCCGATACTTTGCTCATAGGTATTACCATATTTAGACATATCGCCAGGCTTAGCATTTGGATTTTTGACTTCACTCACCAAACCGGATGTATAAAAAACATCTTTATTCGCAGGAAGATGTACTCCTTTTAATATACTTGATTCAGGGCGATCAACTCTTACAATTTCTTTATTTGCTTCTTGAGATTGACATGCAGCAAGAGAAAGTAATATAAAACAACCTATATATAGATTAATCTTCATTTTTCGATATTTTAAAATTTAATTGCTTAAGAATTGACAACTGCAATATAAAAATATTGTCATTATTATCAGGATTACCGAAAGCTGATATATTATCAAGATAATCAGTCTGTGGATTTATGAAACCGGTTCTAAGTTGAATACCAAATCCGTTCTCCAGGAAATAATAAGCATTAAGAGTAGTGGGTAAAATGAGTGAAAAATTAGCATACTCCTCTCCTTGCGACCTACTATCTAATTGATTTGCTAAATCGAAATTATTTTCATCGAAAACCGTAAACCTGCTAAAACCAAAACCCTGAGAAAGATAAATCGAGTAATTTGATTTCTTTATAAAATGAATACTGGGCTCTATATGAATTGATTGGTAGGTAGTTCTAGCAAAATCATTTATTTTAAATTCACTTTGATCAAAAAAACGAACTTGTCTGTTTTCAGCTTGAATCTCTCCCCCACTTATCCAAAATCCAACATTCAACCATCTGTTTTTATTAAAATGCATAAAAGCTGAGATTTGAAATCCAGGTTGAGAATACTCTGGTTCCAAATCAGTTTTAGGAATAGCAGTTCCAAAACTTAAACCTACAAATTTATTTTCTCCTTGCCCTAAGACAGAAAAAGCAAATAGAAAATTGAAGATTATCAATATCTCTATTTGCTTTCTCATAGTTATAGTATTTAAATTTTATTACTTATTCTTCTTCAATTGTGTGAAGTCATAAGTTTCTAAAAATTTAGTTGTGAATTTACCTGATTTAAAGATTTCATTGTCCATCATTTCGATATGGAAAGGTATTGTGGTTTTAACGCCTTCAATTACAAATTCTTCCAATGCTCTCTTCATTCTAACCATTACTTCCTCTCTACTTTGCCCTGATACAATTAGTTTGGCGATCATTGAATCGTAAAAAGGAGGAATTGTATAGCCTGCATACACATGGCTGTCTACTCTTACGCCATGACCACCTGGTAAATGTAAATTTGTAATTTTTCCTGGACTTGGTCTAAAATCATTTGCAGGATCTTCCGCATTAATTCTACATTCCATCGCATATAGATGAGGGAAGTAATTTTTACCTGAAATGGTTAAACCAGCAGCCACTTTAATTTGCTCTTTGATAAGATCAAAATCAGTAACTTCTTCTGTAATCGGGTGCTCAACCTGAATACGTGTATTCATTTCCATGAAATAGAAGTTATTGTGCTTATCTAATAAGAATTCGATGGTTCCTGCACCTTCATAGCCAACTGCTTCAGCACCAGCTATAGCTGCTTTACCCATTTTTTCTCTAAGCTCATCTGTCATGACAGGACAAGGAGTTTCCTCAATCAATTTCTGGTGCCTTCTCTGAATAGAACAATCTCTCTCAGATAAATGGCATGCTTTACCATTTTTATCACCCACGATTTGAACCTCAACGTGACGTGGCTCCTCTACAAATTTTTCTAAATAAAGCCCTTCATTTCCAAAAGAGGCGCCTGCTTCCTGACGCGCAGAATCCCATGCTTTTTTGAATTCATCTTCCTTATTGACAATACGCATACCTTTACCTCCACCACCTGCTGTAGCTTTAAGAATTACGGGGTATCCCATATCTTTAGCAATCTTCTTACCTTCTTCAATGGACTCAAGTATGCCTTCTGAACCTGGGATTGTTGGAACACCTGCAGCCTTCATAGTAGCTTTAGCAGTGGCCTTATCTCCCATTTTGCTGATCATATCAGGATCTGCACCAATGAATTTTATTCCGTATTCAGCACAAATTTTTGAAAACTCAGCATTTTCAGATAAGAATCCATAACCAGGGTGAATAGCATCAGCATTTGTAATTTCGGCAGCTGAAATTATATTAGGTATATTTAAATAAGAATCTTTACTAGCTGCTGGCCCTATGCATACTGCCTCGTCAGCAAATCTCACGTGTAAACTATCTTTATCAGCCAGTGAATAAACTGCCACTGTACTAATTCCCATTTCTTTGCAAGTTCTGATAATTCGCAAAGCAATTTCACCTCTATTGGCAATTAATATCTTTTTAAACACAATATTTATTTTTTAATGAAACATTATACTTCTCTTGATGAATTTTTATCAAGAAGGATCCACTAAAAATAATGGCTGATCGTATTCAACTGGAGTGGCGTTGTCTACTAAGATTTTAACAATTTTACCTGAAATATCAGATTCGATTTCATTAAAAAGCTTCATAGCTTCTACTATACATACTGTATCCCCCGCTTTAACTGAATCACCAACATTAACAAATGCAGGAGAATCAGGATTAGGTGTTCTGTAGAAAGTTCCAATCATTGGAGATTTAATAGCAACATATTTATCATCATCAGAAGCTGCCGCTTTATCGCCACCACCAGAACTTGGTGCAGGAGTTTCAACAGGAGCAGAAGCCGGTGCTGGTGCAGGAGCTGCAGCTGGTTGAGGTGCAGGTGCTGCTGCTTGAATCACTTTAGCTTCCGTATTCTTTTTAACTTTAATTTTAAATTCTTCTGTTTCAATATTTACTTCATCCAATCCGGACTTAGAAATAAAATCAATAAGGTCTTGAATCTCTTTCGCTTTCATAGCAATTGGTTTAGTTAAAAGTCAAAATTTCTTAAATAATTATTTTTTTACCCTCTCTGAATAAGAACGGGTTCTTGTATCTACTTTAATAACTTCATCTTGATCGATGAATAAAGGCACTTTTACTTCAGCTCCTGTTTCTACTGTTGCAGGTTTAGTAGCATTTGTAGCGGTATCACCTTTGATGCCTGGCTCAGTATAAGTTACTTTCATTTCAACAAATGGAGGCAACTCACAACTTAATGGCTTTTCAGTTTCTGCATGAATTAAAATATCAACTTCTTGCCCTTCTTTATACAAATCAGAGTTTTCAATGTTCTCTTCAGGAATAGAAATCTGTTCGAAAGTTTCTGTATCCATGAAGTGCATTCCTATATCATCCTTGTATAAGAATTGGTGAGGTCTTCTTTCAATTCTTGCAGTAGTTACTTTATGTCCTGAGGAAAATGTGTTATCTAAAACTTTCCCAGTTGTAAGACTTTTTAATTTAGTACGAACAAAAGCAGGCCCTTTTCCTGGCTTTACGTGTTGAAATTCTACTATTGTAAATAAGTCGTTATTATATTCAATGCAAAGACCATTTTTGAAATCTGAAGTATCTGCCATTTTAAAATAAAATTAAATTTAATGATATTAATTTGAATCGTAAGCCCATTTTATATAAACGGAGCCCCATGTAAATCCTCCTCCAAATGCCGCAAGGATAATATTATCCCCTTTTTTCATTTGTTTTTCATATTCCCATAAACATAAAGGAATAGTACCACTGGTTGTATTACCAAATTTATGAATATTGAGCATCACTTTGTCAGAATTGACCCCCATTCGGTTAGCAGTAGCATCTATAATTCTTTTGTTAGCTTGATGAGGAACTAACCAAGCTACATCTTCTGAAGTCAATTCATTTTTAGCCATAATTTCAGCAGCAACTTCTGCCATATTCGTTACAGCAAATTTAAATACTTGACTCCCTTCTTGATATACATAATGTTCTTTAGCCGCTAAGGTCTCAGCAGACGCAGGTTTCCTGCTCCCTCCTGCTTTCATGTGTAAGAACTGTTCTCCAGAACCATCTGAATGAAGTATTGAGTCTTTTATCCCAAAACCTTCTTCATTAGGCTCTAATAAAATTGCTCCGCCACCATCACCAAAAATGATACAAGTCTGTCTATCTTCATAATCAATAATGGAAGACATTTTATCAGCACCCACGACTATCACCTTTTTATACTTACCTGTTTCGATAAATTGAGATCCTGTAGCTAAAGCAAACAAAAAGCCTGAGCAAGCTGCTTGTATATCATAGCTGAAGGCATTAACTGCGCCTACATTGTTGCTAATAATATTTGCAGTAGCAGGGAAAAGCATATCTGGAGTAGTAGTAGCACAAATCAATAAGTCAATATCCTCAGCTTTTGTACCTGTTTTTTCCAATAAACCTTTAACAGCCTCAGTACCAATTACTGAAGTACCTTGGTTTTCACCTTTAAGAATTCTTCTTTCTTTAATGCCAGTACGGGAAGTAATCCACTCATCATTAGTTTCGACCATAGTCTCTAACTCTTTGTTAGTCAACACATAGTCAGGAACCCATCCATGAACTCCGGTAATAGCTGCAGTTATTTTAGTCATTTGTTGATTGTAGTTTCTTTGGCTATTGAATTGCTAATATATATAATATTGAATTGAAGCCCGACAAATTTAGGAGAAATGAATAGGTCAACAATCAATGATACCAGAAACAGGTAAGAATAATCAAATTTTAACCTCTAAGAATTATAAAACTCAACTATTCAAAAAAGTATTGCCAATAAAAAAAGCTTTGCTTGAAAGCAAAGCTTTATATTTCATCTTGACTATAATTAAGCCAATACTTCTTTTTCCATTACTACATTACCTTTGTAGTAAAGTTTACCTTCGTGCCAGAAAGCTCTGTGTGGCAAATGCGCCTCGCCTGTAGTAGGACAAATCGCCAATAATTTTGCCGTTCCTTTTTTGTGAGTCCTTCTTTTATCTCTTCTGGTTCTAGATATTTTTCTCTTAGGATGCGCCATTTTATTCTAATTTTTAATTCTTATTTCTTTTTTTTCAAATCTTTTAATGCTGCCCATCGTGGGTCAATTTCTTCTTCACTTTTTTCCTCCTCACTCGGATTATCATCAGCATTATCTATGTAAACATATTCATTATGCTCTTCATCTTCTCCTAACTCATCGGGGTGAAGCTTTTTTAATGGAATTTGCAAAGCAATAGTTTCATAAATGAAATGGCCTACATTAATCACTTGTGTGTTTTTTGTAATTACCATTACATCCTCTTCTAACTCTTTTTCCTCTTCTCCATATTTATACAGCAACTTTTTGCTGATATCTATCGGGTATTCAAATTCTTCTAAACTTCTATCGCTCACAAGATCAAGATATCCTGAAAAATCGAAAGTGAGCTCCATTAAATTATCTCTTTTATCCAATAAGAGATCAATTTTTACTTCTCCACTATCAATCAAATCCCCTTCAAACTTGCTGAAAAAGTCTTTATCAACAGAAAACTTATATTCATGCAGCTTGTTTCCAAGCTTATATACTTGAATGTCGAATTCTTTCAACTTTTCCATCCCACCTGAATTAAGAGCGCAAAGATAAAAAGATTATTTGATATTACTAAATAGCTTTAAGAATATTCTTTTCTATTCTTAATGATATCGGATGCCAAGAACAAGGCTTGTCGCATAGAAGTTTCATCCGCCTGACCTTTTCCTGTTAAGTCATAAGCTGTTCCATGGTCTGGTGAAGTACGTACAAAAGGTAAACCAGCAGTATAATTAACTCCATTTGAAAAGGCTAATGTTTTAAAAGGAATCAATCCTTGATCATGATACATAGCTAATACAGCATCAAAGTTTTTATACTGTTGATTTCCAAAAAAGCCATCAGCTGGAAAAGGACCAAAAACTAATTTCCCTTTTTCTTTCCTCTTTTCAATTAATGGTTTGATAAAGTCTTCTTCCTCATTTCCGATAACTCCACCATCGCCCGCATGTGGATTTAACCCTAATACTGCTATTTTAGGTTTTTTGATTCCGAAATCCTGCTTTAAAGATTTTTCTAAAACATCTAATTTACTGTCAATTTTTTCTGCTGTAACCTTATTTGCTACATCTTGAATAGGAATATGCCCAGTTACCACCCCTACTCTCAAATCACCATCTACTAATAACATTAAACTGTCTTTAACTTCAGATTTCTGCGCTAAATACTCTGTATGTCCCGCAAAATTAAAATTATCGGACTGAATATTATTTTTATTGATTGGAGCCGTAACAATAGCATCAACATTTCCTGCAAGAGCATCATCAACAGCTTTTTCTATGCTGATAAAAGCATATTTACCTGCTTCCTCAGTAGATTGCCCCATGGTGATATTCACAGTTTCTTCCCATAAATTGAGAACATTCAATTTCTTGTCATTTAGTTCTTCCAATTTTTTTAACTGAAAATAATTGAAATCACGAATGTTTAGAGCTTTTCTATAATAGGACAATATTTTACCTGAACCATACACCACTGGAGTCATCAATTTCAAAATTCTATTGTCTTCTAAAGCTTTAATGATCACTTCAGGAGCAATACTATTTACATCTCCAATAGTAATAGCAATTGTGGGTTTATTATTTTCTTCCATATCTTAAATCAGAACTTGAAGCTGAATTTTGAAATAATTATGATTAAATTCTGTGCAATTTAGTTTTTTTTTATCTGCTTTGAAAAATGAAGGGAGTTCGAGCGAAAAAACATCTAGGTCAACATTTCTTAAAAGACCAAAATATTGCCAACAAAATTGTGGATAGTTTAAGTGGTCATCAATCCTATAATAAATTATTAGAGATTGGTCCTGGCACGGGTGTTTTGAGTGATATTTTAATTCAACAAAATATTTATGATTTATTATTTATGGATGTTGATCAGGAATCCATTGATTATCTAAAAGTTCAACATCCTGATTATTCCGATCAATTCATTTTGGAAGATTTTTTAAGAATGGATGTATCAAAATACTTTAATGAGCCATTCGGAATAATTGGCAACTTTCCATATAATATTTCATCACAAATTTTCTTTAAAGTTTTAGAGTATAGAAATCAAATTCCTGAAGTGGTAGGAATGATTCAAAAAGAAGTGGGAGAAAGGATAGCTGCAAAAGAGGGGAATAAAACTTATGGCATATTAAGCGTATTAATTCAAGCTTTTTATGATGTTGAATATTTATTTTCAGTACCTCCTAATGTATTTAATCCGCCTCCGAAGGTAACTTCAGCAGTATTAAGATTAAAAAGAAATGAAACTGAAACTTTAGATTGTGATGAAAAGTTGTTTTTCAGGGTTGTAAAGCAAGGTTTTAATAATCGTAGGAAAACATTACGCAATGCATTAAAAAGTTTTGATTTAACAACTGAACAAAAGTCACTAGATTTACTTGATAAAAGAGCCGAACAACTCACCGTTAACGATTTTGTAGAATTAACTAATCTGCTAGCAGATGGAGAATCTTGAACAACAAGAACATATTGATCAGTTTGAACTATCGAAAGAGTATTTTGAGAAATTACAACTTGCCATAAATGGAAAGGATGAAAATTTCATAAAAAATACACTAGAAGGGACTAATCCTGCAGATATTTCAACTATCCTGCTTGAATTTAATACTGAAGAATCAAGATATGTTTTGGATGTATTGGAGAACGAAGTCAGTGCTGAAGTCATTAATGATTTAGATGAAGATGTCCGTTCTAAATATCTGAAGGAGTTCGAGACGGTTGAAATCGCAGCCATGCTTAATGAACTCGATTCTGATGATGCGGTGGATATTATTAATGAACTACCGCTTAAAGATCGAGAAGAAGTAATTGCTTCCCTTGATAATAAAGAAAAAGCAAAAAACATTCTGGACTTACTTCGCTACGAAGAAGATGTAGCGGGTGGTTTGATGGCTAAAGAATTGATTAAAGCCAACGTGAATTGGTCAATTAATCAGTGTATAGATGAAATCAGAAGACAAGCAGAAAATGTTGAAAAAATTTATTCTGTTTATGTAGTAGATGATCAAAACATATTATTAGGTAGAGTTTCTTTGAAAAAAATTATACTTGCCGATGATCATTTGAAAGTAAAGGATCTGTATGATGATGATGTGATTTCAGTAGAAACCTATATGGACGAGGTAGATGTGGCTGAAGTAATGCGTAAATACGATTTAGATGCCGTGCCGGTAGTAAATGTGCAGGGAAAATTGATGGGCCGCATTACGATTGATGATATCGTAGATGTTATTACAGAATTGGCGGAGGAAGAAAGACAAATGATGGCCGGTATTTCTGAAGATGTAGAGGAAGATGATAGCATCTGGATGCTAACACGCGCTCGATTGCCTTGGCTAATCATAGGTATGTTTGGGGGATTATTAGGCGCTCAGTTTATTGGTGTATTTGAAGAGGATATTTTGTTGGTTCCCGCAATGGCT is drawn from Marivirga arenosa and contains these coding sequences:
- the accC gene encoding acetyl-CoA carboxylase biotin carboxylase subunit, with the translated sequence MFKKILIANRGEIALRIIRTCKEMGISTVAVYSLADKDSLHVRFADEAVCIGPAASKDSYLNIPNIISAAEITNADAIHPGYGFLSENAEFSKICAEYGIKFIGADPDMISKMGDKATAKATMKAAGVPTIPGSEGILESIEEGKKIAKDMGYPVILKATAGGGGKGMRIVNKEDEFKKAWDSARQEAGASFGNEGLYLEKFVEEPRHVEVQIVGDKNGKACHLSERDCSIQRRHQKLIEETPCPVMTDELREKMGKAAIAGAEAVGYEGAGTIEFLLDKHNNFYFMEMNTRIQVEHPITEEVTDFDLIKEQIKVAAGLTISGKNYFPHLYAMECRINAEDPANDFRPSPGKITNLHLPGGHGVRVDSHVYAGYTIPPFYDSMIAKLIVSGQSREEVMVRMKRALEEFVIEGVKTTIPFHIEMMDNEIFKSGKFTTKFLETYDFTQLKKNK
- the accB gene encoding acetyl-CoA carboxylase biotin carboxyl carrier protein; the protein is MKAKEIQDLIDFISKSGLDEVNIETEEFKIKVKKNTEAKVIQAAAPAPQPAAAPAPAPASAPVETPAPSSGGGDKAAASDDDKYVAIKSPMIGTFYRTPNPDSPAFVNVGDSVKAGDTVCIVEAMKLFNEIESDISGKIVKILVDNATPVEYDQPLFLVDPS
- the efp gene encoding elongation factor P, whose protein sequence is MADTSDFKNGLCIEYNNDLFTIVEFQHVKPGKGPAFVRTKLKSLTTGKVLDNTFSSGHKVTTARIERRPHQFLYKDDIGMHFMDTETFEQISIPEENIENSDLYKEGQEVDILIHAETEKPLSCELPPFVEMKVTYTEPGIKGDTATNATKPATVETGAEVKVPLFIDQDEVIKVDTRTRSYSERVKK
- a CDS encoding beta-ketoacyl-ACP synthase III, whose translation is MTKITAAITGVHGWVPDYVLTNKELETMVETNDEWITSRTGIKERRILKGENQGTSVIGTEAVKGLLEKTGTKAEDIDLLICATTTPDMLFPATANIISNNVGAVNAFSYDIQAACSGFLFALATGSQFIETGKYKKVIVVGADKMSSIIDYEDRQTCIIFGDGGGAILLEPNEEGFGIKDSILHSDGSGEQFLHMKAGGSRKPASAETLAAKEHYVYQEGSQVFKFAVTNMAEVAAEIMAKNELTSEDVAWLVPHQANKRIIDATANRMGVNSDKVMLNIHKFGNTTSGTIPLCLWEYEKQMKKGDNIILAAFGGGFTWGSVYIKWAYDSN
- the rpmF gene encoding 50S ribosomal protein L32, yielding MAHPKRKISRTRRDKRRTHKKGTAKLLAICPTTGEAHLPHRAFWHEGKLYYKGNVVMEKEVLA
- a CDS encoding YceD family protein codes for the protein MEKLKEFDIQVYKLGNKLHEYKFSVDKDFFSKFEGDLIDSGEVKIDLLLDKRDNLMELTFDFSGYLDLVSDRSLEEFEYPIDISKKLLYKYGEEEKELEEDVMVITKNTQVINVGHFIYETIALQIPLKKLHPDELGEDEEHNEYVYIDNADDNPSEEEKSEEEIDPRWAALKDLKKKK
- the pdxA gene encoding 4-hydroxythreonine-4-phosphate dehydrogenase PdxA, which encodes MEENNKPTIAITIGDVNSIAPEVIIKALEDNRILKLMTPVVYGSGKILSYYRKALNIRDFNYFQLKKLEELNDKKLNVLNLWEETVNITMGQSTEEAGKYAFISIEKAVDDALAGNVDAIVTAPINKNNIQSDNFNFAGHTEYLAQKSEVKDSLMLLVDGDLRVGVVTGHIPIQDVANKVTAEKIDSKLDVLEKSLKQDFGIKKPKIAVLGLNPHAGDGGVIGNEEEDFIKPLIEKRKEKGKLVFGPFPADGFFGNQQYKNFDAVLAMYHDQGLIPFKTLAFSNGVNYTAGLPFVRTSPDHGTAYDLTGKGQADETSMRQALFLASDIIKNRKEYS